A stretch of Arachis hypogaea cultivar Tifrunner chromosome 15, arahy.Tifrunner.gnm2.J5K5, whole genome shotgun sequence DNA encodes these proteins:
- the LOC112748966 gene encoding NEDD8-conjugating enzyme Ubc12 has translation MIKLFKVKEKQRELAENASGGAPVKKQSAGELRLHKDISELNLPKSCTIQFPNGKDDLMNFEVTIRPDDGYYLGGIFLFSFQVSPIYPHEAPKVKCKTKVYHPNIDLEGNVCLNILREDWKPVLNINTVIYGLYHLFTEPNYEDPLNHDAAAMLRENPKLFESNVRRAMAGGYVGQTFFPRCI, from the exons ATGATCAAGCTTTTTAAAGTAAAGGAAAAGCAGAGAGAACTTGCAGAAAATGCAAGTGGTGGAGCACCCGTGAAGAAGCAAAGCGCCGGCGAGTTGCGCCTTCACAAAG ATATAAGTGAGCTGAATCTTCCAAAATCTTGTACCATACAATTCCCCAATGGCAAAGATGACCTGATGAACTTTGAAGTTACAATTCGACCTGATGATGGTTATTACTT AGGTGgtatatttttgttttccttCCAAGTATCTCCCATATATCCGCATGAAGCACCAAAGGTTAAGTGCAAGACAAAG GTCTACCATCCAAATATTGATTTGGAAGGAAATGTTTGTCTTAACATCTTAAGAGAAGATTGGAAACCTGTCCTCAATATAAACACGGTTATTTATGGCTTGTATCATCTATTCACG GAACCAAACTATGAGGATCCACTGAATCACGATGCTGCTGCTATGTTGAGAGAGAACCCAAAATTGTTTGAATCTAATGTGAGGAGGGCCATGGCTGGTGGATATGTGGGGCAAACCTTTTTCCCACGCTGTATCTAG